From Terriglobales bacterium, a single genomic window includes:
- a CDS encoding serine hydrolase — protein sequence MTAHPNPLLRRILPALLLLVSCLPAHAQERFPAVDAILQRAVDEGEVPGAVLEVGHDGRVVYRKAFGARALEPRREEMTVDTIFDLASMTKPVATAMCVMRLVELGQVRLNEPVAHYLPQFGQNGKQDITVRQLLTHFSGLPPDLDLKQRWEGKQEGLRRAYASAPVIPPGSAFSYSDINFIVLGALVEKVSGMPLEQYAERYIFQPLGMTETRFLPPANWRPRIAPTQFVDGVMLRGVVHDPTARRMGGVAGHAGLFSTADDLARFAQALLDEKILTPGILRKMETPQQPPNATVLRGLGWDIDSPYSTNRGELLPVGSFGHTGFTGTSIWIDPVTRTYIILLTNAVHPRGGRSAVSLRSRVATAVTEALDLKVSEQEALRWAAITGYNETETAARRLQARNGRTLAGIDVLEAGNLNLFKDGKKHKIGLLTNQTGVDAEGRRTIDVLAHAPGLELAAIFSPEHGVTGALETDKIGNSRDAATGVPVYSVYGAGDAAKRPPLEVMRGLDAVLIDLQDAGARFYTYETTLGYFLEAAAQAGTEIIVLDRPNPITGSMVQGPLSVMGKEPLFTNYFPMPVRHGMTLGELAQMFNGERRIGTRLRVIAMQNWMRGDWYDSTGMAWVDPSPNLRSLTEATLYPGVALVEGTNVSVGRGTDTPFEMVGAPWIKGRELAAYLNARRIQGVRFVAVTFTPASGPYAGQVCQGVNILLLDRGALDAPEMGIELASALRRLYPADYKIAPMLDILANPAVFQAVQTGEDPRRIAQDWQDAVQDFQEMRGKYLIYPK from the coding sequence TTGACCGCTCATCCCAACCCGCTCCTGCGACGCATCCTGCCCGCCCTGCTGCTGCTGGTCTCCTGCCTGCCGGCTCACGCGCAGGAGCGCTTCCCGGCGGTGGACGCGATCCTGCAGCGGGCGGTGGACGAGGGCGAGGTCCCGGGCGCGGTGCTCGAGGTGGGGCACGACGGCCGGGTGGTCTATCGCAAGGCCTTCGGCGCGCGGGCGCTGGAGCCGCGCCGCGAAGAGATGACCGTGGACACCATCTTCGACCTGGCCTCCATGACCAAGCCGGTGGCCACCGCCATGTGCGTCATGCGGTTGGTCGAGCTCGGCCAGGTGCGGCTGAACGAGCCCGTGGCCCACTACCTGCCCCAGTTCGGGCAGAACGGCAAGCAGGACATCACCGTGCGGCAGCTCCTGACGCACTTCTCCGGGCTGCCTCCCGACCTCGACCTGAAACAGCGCTGGGAGGGCAAGCAGGAGGGACTGCGGCGCGCGTACGCCTCGGCGCCCGTCATCCCGCCGGGCTCGGCGTTTTCCTACAGCGACATCAATTTCATCGTGCTGGGGGCGCTGGTGGAGAAGGTCTCGGGCATGCCGCTCGAGCAGTACGCCGAGAGGTACATCTTCCAGCCGCTGGGAATGACGGAGACGCGCTTCCTGCCGCCAGCGAATTGGCGGCCACGCATCGCGCCTACGCAGTTCGTGGACGGCGTGATGCTGCGCGGAGTGGTGCACGATCCCACGGCGCGGCGCATGGGCGGCGTGGCGGGGCACGCCGGGCTGTTCTCCACCGCCGACGACCTGGCCCGCTTCGCGCAGGCGCTGTTGGACGAGAAGATCCTGACGCCGGGCATCCTGCGCAAGATGGAGACGCCGCAGCAGCCGCCCAACGCCACCGTGCTGCGCGGGCTGGGCTGGGACATCGATTCGCCCTATTCCACCAACCGTGGGGAGCTGCTGCCGGTGGGCTCGTTCGGGCATACCGGCTTCACCGGGACCTCGATCTGGATCGACCCGGTGACGCGCACCTACATCATCCTGCTGACCAACGCGGTGCATCCGCGGGGCGGGAGGTCGGCGGTGTCGCTGCGCTCGCGTGTGGCCACGGCGGTGACGGAGGCGCTCGACCTGAAGGTCAGCGAGCAGGAAGCGCTGCGCTGGGCCGCCATCACCGGCTACAACGAGACCGAGACGGCGGCGCGGCGGCTGCAGGCGCGCAATGGGCGCACGCTGGCCGGCATCGACGTGCTTGAGGCCGGCAACCTCAATCTCTTCAAGGACGGCAAGAAGCACAAGATCGGGCTGCTCACCAACCAGACGGGGGTGGACGCGGAGGGCCGCCGCACCATCGACGTGCTGGCGCACGCGCCCGGGCTCGAGCTGGCGGCTATCTTCAGCCCGGAGCACGGCGTGACGGGCGCGCTCGAGACCGACAAGATCGGCAACAGCCGCGACGCCGCCACCGGCGTTCCGGTGTACAGCGTGTACGGCGCGGGCGACGCCGCCAAGCGCCCGCCGCTGGAGGTGATGCGCGGGCTGGATGCGGTGCTCATCGACCTGCAGGACGCGGGCGCCCGCTTCTACACCTACGAAACCACGCTGGGCTACTTCCTGGAGGCGGCGGCGCAAGCCGGGACCGAGATCATCGTGCTCGACCGGCCGAATCCGATCACCGGCTCCATGGTGCAGGGGCCGCTGTCGGTGATGGGAAAGGAGCCGCTGTTCACTAACTATTTCCCTATGCCGGTGCGGCACGGGATGACCCTGGGCGAACTAGCGCAGATGTTCAACGGCGAGCGGCGGATCGGGACGCGGCTGCGCGTCATCGCCATGCAGAACTGGATGCGCGGCGATTGGTACGACTCGACCGGGATGGCGTGGGTGGATCCCTCGCCCAACTTGAGGAGCCTGACGGAAGCCACGCTCTATCCCGGCGTGGCGCTGGTAGAGGGGACCAACGTTTCCGTGGGACGGGGGACCGACACGCCCTTCGAGATGGTGGGCGCGCCCTGGATCAAGGGCAGGGAACTGGCGGCGTACTTGAACGCGCGGCGCATCCAGGGCGTGCGCTTCGTGGCGGTGACGTTCACGCCGGCCTCGGGGCCGTACGCGGGGCAGGTGTGCCAGGGAGTGAACATCCTGCTGCTGGACCGCGGGGCGCTGGATGCGCCCGAGATGGGGATCGAATTGGCTTCGGCGCTGCGGAGGCTCTATCCGGCGGACTACAAGATCGCGCCCATGCTCGACATCCTGGCCAACCCGGCGGTCTTCCAGGCGGTCCAGACCGGCGAAGACCCGCGCCGCATCGCCCAGGATTGGCAGGACGCGGTGCAGGATTTCCAGGAGATGCGGGGCAAGTATCTGATTTATCCGAAGTAG
- a CDS encoding serine hydrolase domain-containing protein produces the protein MLAEGIEQRAFPGAACAVVQCGKLAASRAVGRFTYEPDSPALVPGTIFDLASLTKPVATTTMAMLLYERGQLDLDVPLAGILPGFLGHDPRRAEVTVRMLLEHSSGLPAYLRLFESAATPAHLLAAALAAPLEAEPGTRSAYSDIGFILLGEALPQVADEPLDRFCRREIFGPLGMTDTLFCPPAELRPNIPPSEDDRSFRRRVLQGEVHDENASVLGGVAGHAGLFAPAGDLARFAHCLLAGGAPLLRADTVALFTRRSGLPGSSWGLGWDTPSPPSQSGRHFSPRAFGHLGYTGTSLWIDPERELAVVLLTHRTWPDRRSQKIKEMRPRFHDAVVEALTQ, from the coding sequence GTGCTGGCGGAGGGCATCGAGCAGCGCGCCTTCCCTGGGGCCGCCTGCGCCGTCGTCCAGTGCGGCAAGCTGGCCGCCAGCCGCGCTGTGGGCCGCTTCACCTACGAGCCTGACTCTCCGGCGCTCGTTCCCGGGACCATCTTCGACCTGGCCTCGCTGACCAAGCCGGTGGCCACCACCACCATGGCCATGCTGCTCTACGAGCGCGGCCAGCTCGATCTGGACGTTCCCTTGGCCGGAATCCTGCCCGGCTTCCTGGGACACGACCCCCGCCGCGCCGAGGTCACCGTGCGCATGCTGCTCGAGCACTCTTCCGGCCTGCCCGCCTACCTGCGCCTCTTCGAGAGCGCGGCCACGCCCGCGCACCTGCTCGCCGCCGCCCTCGCGGCGCCGCTCGAAGCCGAGCCCGGCACCCGCTCCGCCTACAGCGACATCGGCTTCATCCTGCTGGGCGAAGCGCTGCCGCAGGTGGCCGACGAGCCTCTCGACCGCTTCTGCCGGCGCGAGATCTTCGGCCCTCTGGGCATGACGGATACCCTCTTCTGCCCGCCCGCTGAGCTGCGCCCCAATATCCCGCCCAGCGAAGACGACCGCAGCTTCCGCCGCCGCGTGCTCCAGGGCGAGGTCCACGACGAGAACGCCAGCGTGCTGGGCGGCGTCGCCGGCCACGCCGGCCTGTTCGCGCCCGCCGGCGACCTGGCCCGCTTCGCCCACTGCCTGCTCGCGGGCGGCGCTCCCCTGCTGCGCGCCGACACCGTCGCGCTCTTCACCCGGCGCAGCGGCCTGCCCGGCTCCTCCTGGGGGCTGGGCTGGGACACGCCTTCCCCGCCCTCGCAATCGGGCCGCCACTTCTCTCCCCGCGCCTTCGGCCATCTCGGCTACACTGGCACCTCGCTGTGGATCGATCCCGAGCGCGAGCTGGCGGTGGTCCTGCTCACCCACCGCACCTGGCCCGACCGCCGCTCGCAGAAGATCAAGGAGATGCGCCCGCGCTTCCACGACGCGGTGGTGGAGGCGCTCACCCAGTGA
- the murQ gene encoding N-acetylmuramic acid 6-phosphate etherase: MKRPAELAKLRTERRNPAAARLDSLSARQIARLINREDAKVAAAVGRALPQIAPAIEVVARSLARGGRLIYVGAGSSGRLAALDAAECPPTFSIAPRRVQFVIAGGPRALGRATEVSEDSPARGRRDMAKKRPGKDDVVVGLAASGRTPYTVAALEFARRRGARTVAVTCNPGSPLARAAHIAIVTAVGPEVVAGSTRMKAGTAQKMVLNLISTGAMARLGYVFGNLMVNVHTKNRKLVERGLRILQEAAGISRGRAQRALQSAGMSVPVALIMLKTGLSRAAAQRRLRQARGHVRRAIEL; encoded by the coding sequence GTGAAGAGGCCGGCAGAGCTCGCGAAGCTGAGGACGGAGCGGCGCAATCCCGCGGCCGCCCGCCTCGACAGCCTGTCCGCCCGCCAGATCGCACGCCTCATCAACCGCGAGGACGCCAAGGTGGCCGCCGCCGTCGGCCGCGCCCTGCCGCAGATCGCCCCCGCCATCGAGGTCGTGGCCCGCTCCCTCGCCCGCGGCGGGAGGCTCATCTATGTAGGAGCGGGGAGCAGCGGCCGCCTGGCCGCGCTCGACGCCGCCGAGTGCCCGCCCACCTTCAGCATCGCGCCGCGCCGCGTGCAGTTCGTGATCGCCGGAGGCCCGCGCGCCCTGGGCCGCGCTACCGAGGTCAGCGAGGATTCCCCCGCGCGCGGCCGCCGGGATATGGCGAAGAAGAGGCCGGGCAAGGATGACGTCGTGGTCGGCCTGGCCGCCAGCGGACGCACCCCCTATACCGTGGCCGCTCTGGAGTTCGCGCGGCGCCGCGGCGCCCGCACCGTGGCCGTCACCTGCAATCCCGGCTCGCCGCTGGCGCGCGCTGCGCACATCGCCATCGTCACCGCGGTGGGGCCCGAAGTCGTCGCCGGCTCCACCCGCATGAAGGCCGGCACGGCGCAGAAGATGGTGCTCAACCTCATCTCCACCGGCGCCATGGCCCGCCTGGGCTACGTCTTTGGCAACCTGATGGTCAACGTGCACACCAAGAACCGGAAGCTGGTGGAGCGCGGGCTGCGGATCCTGCAGGAGGCCGCGGGCATCTCGCGCGGCCGCGCCCAGCGCGCGCTCCAGTCCGCCGGCATGAGCGTGCCCGTCGCCCTGATCATGTTGAAGACCGGCCTCAGCCGCGCTGCCGCCCAGCGCCGTCTGCGCCAGGCCCGCGGCCACGTCCGCCGCGCCATTGAACTGTGA
- the murA gene encoding UDP-N-acetylglucosamine 1-carboxyvinyltransferase: MDKFVIRGGNPLLGTVRVSGAKNAALPAMAAALLTEEPVILENIPQVRDIETERKLLVEMGAEVELGYGRAQHRTTICARKLSRPEAGYDLVKTMRASTLVLGPLVARMGVARVSLPGGCAIGARPINLHIKGLEKLGATITTEHGYVEARAPRLQGAEIVFDRITVTGTEDLMMAAVLAEGETVMENCAREPEVADLAALLTKMGAKIEGAGTSTIRIHGVSKLSGARHRIIPDRIEAGTFIVAGALTGGDLMVSSCEPRHLTALLQKLEETGVKLKADGDSVRVLGDGPLRAADVSTEEYPGFATDMQAQYMALATQADGSSIVTENIFENRFMHAQELVRMGANITIEGRRAIVRGKTLLSGAAVLASDLRASASLVLAALVADGETIIDRVYHIDRGYERIEEKLRGVGAQMKRIGEMLPKRSGAAVGNS; the protein is encoded by the coding sequence ATGGACAAGTTCGTCATTCGCGGCGGCAACCCTCTGCTGGGGACGGTGCGCGTCTCCGGCGCCAAGAATGCGGCCCTGCCCGCCATGGCGGCGGCGCTGCTCACCGAGGAGCCGGTCATCCTGGAGAACATCCCCCAGGTGCGAGACATCGAGACCGAGCGCAAGCTGCTGGTGGAGATGGGCGCCGAGGTCGAACTGGGCTACGGTCGCGCCCAGCACCGCACCACCATCTGCGCCCGCAAGCTCTCCCGCCCCGAGGCCGGCTATGACCTGGTGAAGACCATGCGCGCCTCCACCCTGGTGCTGGGCCCGCTGGTGGCGCGTATGGGCGTGGCCCGGGTCTCGCTGCCCGGGGGCTGCGCCATCGGCGCCCGTCCCATCAACCTGCACATCAAGGGACTGGAGAAGCTGGGCGCCACCATCACCACCGAACACGGCTACGTGGAAGCGCGCGCGCCGCGGCTGCAGGGCGCGGAGATCGTCTTCGATCGCATCACCGTCACCGGCACCGAGGACCTGATGATGGCAGCGGTGCTGGCCGAAGGCGAGACCGTCATGGAGAACTGCGCGCGCGAGCCCGAGGTCGCCGACCTGGCTGCCCTGCTGACCAAGATGGGCGCGAAGATCGAGGGCGCCGGCACCTCCACCATCCGCATCCACGGCGTGAGCAAGCTCAGCGGCGCGCGCCACCGCATCATCCCCGACCGCATCGAGGCCGGGACCTTCATCGTGGCGGGGGCGCTCACCGGCGGCGACCTCATGGTCTCCAGCTGCGAGCCCCGCCATCTCACCGCGCTGCTGCAGAAGCTGGAAGAGACGGGGGTGAAGCTGAAGGCCGACGGCGACTCGGTGCGCGTGCTGGGCGACGGCCCGCTCCGCGCCGCCGACGTCTCCACCGAGGAGTACCCCGGCTTCGCCACCGACATGCAGGCGCAGTACATGGCCCTGGCCACCCAGGCCGACGGCAGCTCCATCGTCACCGAGAACATCTTCGAGAACCGCTTCATGCACGCCCAGGAACTGGTGCGCATGGGCGCCAACATCACCATCGAGGGGCGGCGCGCCATCGTGCGCGGCAAGACCCTGCTGAGCGGCGCGGCGGTGCTGGCCTCGGACCTGCGCGCCTCCGCCTCGCTGGTGCTGGCCGCGCTGGTGGCCGACGGCGAGACCATCATCGACCGCGTCTACCACATCGACCGCGGCTACGAGCGCATCGAGGAGAAGCTGCGCGGCGTGGGCGCGCAGATGAAGCGCATCGGCGAGATGCTGCCCAAGCGCTCCGGGGCCGCCGTCGGGAACTCCTGA
- a CDS encoding protein kinase: MGSDSIVGKTVSHYRVLAKLGHGGMGVVYRAEDTRLGREVALKFLPESLADDPQALERFQREARAASALNHPGICTIYDVGEESGRQFIAMELLEGRTLQQRIGARPLPNPEVLELGVQLADALDAAHAKGIVHRDIKPSNIFLTERGQAKVLDFGLASKTRKRQKAPAGSAMATASLPEESLTSPGTALGTVAYMSPEQARGEELDARTDLFSFGAVLYEMSTGRAPFAGATSALIFDAILRQEPVSPVRLNPDLLPGLEHIIGKALEKDREVRYQSAAELRADLKRLRRDSESGKTAAAPRRRLSRRGLLAAAAVALVAAIAAAYFLRKPKPAASQTEWVQLTDFSDSAVSPALSSDGRMLAFVRGPSTFYGPGQIYVKFLPDGEPVQLTHDDAFKMSPQFTPDGSRIDYTVAPAWDTWEVPVLGGEPRLLLPNASGLVWLDPQHVLFSEIKQGIHMALETAEQSRAGERDVYVPPRERGMAHRSALSPDRRSVLLVEMDNGGFLPCRVVPFDGSSPGQRVGPADGACGGVAWSPDGKWMYFSSTSGGRRHIWRQAYPDGVSEQVTSGATSEEGIAMAPDGRSFITSVGLTTNTVWVHDAKGERQISSEGSAGNPVFSPDGRLLYYLVEQPARLGTPAASELWVTDLQSGHSEPALPGVSMNTFTLSLDGRQIVFANTESSGQSRLWIASLDRRHPPRQFPSSVSEDEPAFGPGGEIYFRVAEGRNNFLYRIKEDGSGREKVVPGPMIEFGGVSADGQWIAGYQGQESADQAALVQAYPIAGGAPVNLCQVCSAHWDAAGRFLYLHLFNEDKSILLPVPPGKVLPALPKGGIGSVRDVPPGKGILILDEEVSASSVPGVYAFTRQSVHRNLYRIPLP; the protein is encoded by the coding sequence GTGGGCAGCGACTCGATCGTCGGAAAAACTGTTTCCCACTACCGCGTCCTGGCCAAGCTGGGACACGGCGGCATGGGCGTGGTGTACCGCGCCGAGGACACGCGCCTGGGCCGCGAGGTCGCGCTCAAGTTCCTTCCCGAAAGCCTGGCCGACGACCCCCAGGCGCTGGAGCGCTTCCAGCGCGAGGCCCGTGCCGCCTCCGCCCTCAATCATCCCGGCATCTGCACCATCTACGACGTGGGCGAGGAGAGCGGCCGCCAGTTTATCGCCATGGAGCTGCTGGAGGGCCGGACGCTGCAACAGCGCATCGGGGCCCGCCCCCTGCCCAATCCCGAGGTCCTGGAGCTGGGGGTGCAGCTTGCCGACGCGCTCGACGCCGCCCACGCCAAGGGCATCGTCCACCGCGACATCAAGCCCTCCAACATCTTCCTCACCGAGCGCGGCCAGGCCAAGGTCCTCGACTTCGGGCTGGCCAGCAAGACCCGCAAGCGGCAGAAGGCGCCGGCGGGCTCCGCCATGGCCACGGCCAGCCTGCCGGAGGAGAGCCTGACCAGCCCGGGCACCGCGCTGGGCACGGTGGCCTACATGTCGCCGGAGCAGGCGCGCGGCGAGGAACTGGACGCGCGCACCGATCTGTTCTCCTTCGGCGCCGTGCTCTACGAGATGTCCACCGGGCGTGCGCCCTTTGCCGGCGCCACCAGCGCGCTCATCTTCGACGCCATCCTGCGCCAGGAGCCGGTCTCCCCCGTGCGCCTGAACCCCGACCTGCTGCCCGGCCTGGAGCACATCATCGGCAAGGCGCTGGAGAAGGACCGCGAGGTGCGCTACCAGTCGGCGGCGGAATTGCGCGCCGACCTCAAGCGCCTGCGCCGCGACTCCGAGTCCGGCAAGACGGCGGCGGCGCCGCGCCGCCGCTTGTCCCGCCGGGGCCTGCTCGCGGCAGCGGCCGTGGCCCTCGTGGCCGCCATCGCTGCCGCCTATTTCCTGCGCAAGCCCAAGCCCGCCGCTTCCCAGACGGAGTGGGTGCAGCTCACCGACTTCTCCGACTCCGCGGTCTCGCCCGCCCTTTCCTCCGACGGCCGCATGCTGGCCTTCGTCCGCGGCCCCTCCACGTTCTACGGCCCGGGACAGATCTACGTGAAGTTCTTGCCCGATGGCGAGCCGGTGCAGCTCACCCACGACGACGCCTTCAAGATGAGCCCGCAATTCACTCCCGACGGCTCCCGCATCGACTACACCGTGGCTCCGGCCTGGGACACCTGGGAAGTCCCCGTGCTGGGCGGGGAGCCGCGGCTGCTGCTGCCCAATGCCAGCGGCCTCGTCTGGCTCGATCCCCAGCACGTCCTCTTCTCCGAGATCAAGCAGGGCATCCACATGGCCCTGGAGACGGCGGAGCAGAGCCGCGCCGGGGAGCGCGACGTCTATGTCCCGCCGCGGGAGCGCGGCATGGCGCACCGCTCCGCGCTCTCTCCCGACCGCCGCTCGGTGCTGCTGGTGGAGATGGACAATGGCGGCTTCCTGCCCTGCCGCGTGGTTCCCTTCGACGGCAGCTCGCCGGGGCAGCGCGTCGGCCCCGCGGACGGCGCCTGCGGCGGCGTGGCCTGGTCCCCCGACGGCAAGTGGATGTACTTCAGTTCCACCTCCGGCGGCCGCCGCCACATCTGGCGCCAGGCTTATCCCGACGGCGTCTCTGAGCAGGTCACCTCCGGCGCCACCAGCGAGGAAGGCATCGCCATGGCCCCCGACGGGCGCTCCTTCATCACCTCCGTCGGCCTGACCACGAACACGGTGTGGGTGCACGACGCCAAAGGCGAGCGCCAGATCTCATCCGAGGGCTCGGCTGGGAATCCCGTCTTCTCCCCGGATGGCAGGCTGTTGTACTACCTGGTGGAGCAGCCGGCGCGGTTGGGGACCCCTGCCGCCAGCGAGTTATGGGTGACCGACCTGCAGAGCGGACACAGCGAGCCTGCGCTTCCCGGGGTTTCCATGAACACATTCACCCTCTCCCTGGACGGCCGGCAGATCGTCTTCGCCAACACGGAGTCTTCCGGCCAGAGCCGGCTGTGGATCGCCTCCCTCGACCGCCGCCATCCCCCGCGCCAGTTCCCTTCTTCGGTCAGCGAAGACGAGCCCGCCTTCGGCCCCGGGGGCGAGATCTACTTCCGCGTGGCCGAGGGCAGGAACAACTTCCTCTACCGCATCAAGGAGGACGGCAGCGGGCGCGAGAAGGTCGTTCCCGGCCCCATGATCGAGTTTGGCGGCGTCTCGGCCGACGGCCAGTGGATCGCCGGCTACCAGGGCCAGGAATCGGCGGACCAGGCTGCCCTCGTCCAGGCCTACCCGATCGCCGGGGGCGCGCCTGTGAATCTATGCCAGGTCTGTTCAGCGCATTGGGATGCCGCAGGCCGCTTCCTGTATCTTCATCTCTTCAACGAGGACAAGAGCATCCTGCTGCCGGTGCCTCCGGGAAAAGTCCTGCCGGCCTTGCCCAAGGGGGGCATCGGCTCCGTCCGGGACGTGCCTCCCGGGAAGGGCATCCTGATCCTCGATGAGGAAGTCAGCGCCAGCTCCGTGCCCGGCGTCTACGCCTTCACCCGGCAGAGCGTGCACCGCAACCTCTACCGCATCCCGCTGCCCTGA
- the pnp gene encoding polyribonucleotide nucleotidyltransferase has product MKLEATVELAGGKSISFETGRLAKQAHGSAVVRIADNVILATACANADPREGISFFPLTVDYREYTYAGGRFPGGFIKREGRPTEREILTCRQIDRPIRPLFPEGFRCETQVIALVLSADTENDPDVAAINGAACALEVSDIPFRGPLGAVRVGLVNGAFLINPTYAERKESLLNIMVVGSPDGIVMVESGASGVAEQTVVDAIEFAHTEIKKICAAISDLAKKVGRAKRKVEAPEVDEAYMKDLRARIGERLMDALDTKKHPKAESHNLVHALEKELLAAIPEDDEEAQDKLEDYYELLRERIFREQVIEQKRRPDQRAFDEIRQITIEVGALPRTHGSAIFTRGETQALVTTTLGTEDDMQRQELFEGESKKRFMLHYNFPPFSVGEVSFMRGAGRREIGHGALAERAVSAVLPTLEAWPYAMRVVSDILESNGSSSMATVCGASLSLMDAGVPIKSAVAGIAMGLVKEGDKYAILTDIAGAEDHYGDMDFKVAGTREGITAMQMDIKVPGITSRIMSEAMEQARRGRLFLLDKMAEAIAEPRAKISPFAPRIYTVQIPTDKIRELIGPGGKVIRGIIEQTGVKIDVDDSGRVNVASNDEASAAKALQMIGDITATAEVGKTYLGKVVRLADFGAFVEIFPGTDGLLHISEVAEHRIRDVRDELNEGDQILVKVLSVEGNRIRLSRKAILKEQRAKMGQAGAGVEPQTAVGSMTIEGGEGDFDEGEAEAGEPNFNRDAPMHGDRPHGQGGRPGGGGGGGRRRRGRGGRSGRGPGRGDGGGRGPGGPPRY; this is encoded by the coding sequence ATGAAACTGGAAGCCACTGTGGAACTGGCAGGCGGCAAGAGTATTTCTTTTGAAACCGGACGGCTGGCCAAGCAGGCGCACGGCAGCGCGGTGGTACGCATCGCCGACAACGTGATCCTGGCCACGGCCTGCGCCAACGCCGATCCCCGCGAGGGCATCAGCTTCTTCCCCCTGACCGTGGATTATCGCGAGTACACCTACGCGGGCGGGCGCTTTCCCGGAGGCTTCATCAAGCGCGAAGGGCGTCCCACGGAGCGCGAGATCCTGACCTGCCGGCAGATCGACCGGCCTATCCGGCCCTTGTTTCCCGAGGGCTTCCGCTGCGAGACCCAGGTGATCGCCCTGGTGCTCTCCGCCGACACCGAGAACGATCCCGACGTGGCCGCCATCAACGGCGCGGCCTGCGCCCTGGAGGTCAGCGACATCCCCTTCCGCGGCCCCCTGGGGGCGGTGCGGGTGGGGCTGGTGAACGGCGCGTTCCTCATCAATCCGACTTACGCCGAGCGCAAAGAGAGCCTGCTCAACATCATGGTGGTGGGCTCGCCCGACGGCATCGTCATGGTGGAGTCGGGAGCCAGCGGGGTGGCCGAGCAGACGGTGGTGGACGCCATCGAGTTCGCCCACACCGAGATCAAGAAGATCTGCGCCGCCATCAGCGACCTGGCCAAGAAGGTGGGGCGCGCCAAGCGCAAGGTGGAAGCGCCGGAGGTGGACGAAGCCTACATGAAAGACCTGCGCGCCAGGATCGGCGAACGCCTCATGGACGCGCTCGACACCAAGAAGCATCCCAAGGCGGAGAGCCACAACCTGGTGCACGCCCTCGAGAAGGAGCTGCTAGCCGCCATCCCGGAGGACGACGAAGAGGCCCAGGACAAGCTGGAGGACTACTACGAGCTGCTGCGCGAGCGCATCTTCCGCGAGCAGGTGATCGAGCAGAAGCGACGGCCCGACCAGCGCGCCTTCGACGAGATCCGCCAGATCACCATCGAGGTGGGAGCGCTGCCGCGCACCCACGGCTCCGCCATCTTCACCCGCGGCGAGACCCAGGCGCTGGTCACCACCACCCTGGGCACCGAGGATGACATGCAGCGGCAGGAGCTCTTCGAGGGTGAATCCAAGAAGCGCTTCATGCTGCACTACAACTTCCCGCCGTTCTCGGTCGGCGAAGTCTCGTTCATGCGGGGCGCGGGACGGCGGGAGATCGGGCACGGCGCCCTGGCCGAGCGCGCGGTCTCGGCGGTGCTGCCCACGCTGGAAGCCTGGCCCTACGCCATGCGCGTGGTGTCGGACATCCTGGAGTCCAACGGCTCTTCCTCCATGGCCACGGTGTGCGGCGCCTCGCTCTCGCTGATGGACGCGGGCGTGCCCATCAAGAGCGCGGTCGCCGGCATCGCCATGGGCCTGGTGAAGGAGGGCGACAAGTACGCCATCCTCACCGACATCGCGGGAGCCGAGGACCACTACGGCGACATGGACTTCAAGGTGGCGGGCACGCGCGAAGGCATCACCGCCATGCAGATGGACATCAAGGTGCCGGGCATCACCTCGCGCATCATGAGCGAGGCCATGGAGCAGGCGCGGCGCGGCCGCCTCTTCCTGCTGGACAAGATGGCGGAGGCCATCGCCGAGCCGCGAGCCAAGATCTCGCCCTTCGCGCCGCGCATCTACACCGTGCAGATCCCCACCGACAAGATCCGCGAACTGATCGGGCCGGGAGGCAAGGTGATCCGCGGCATCATCGAGCAGACGGGGGTGAAGATCGACGTGGACGACAGCGGGCGGGTGAACGTGGCCTCCAACGACGAGGCCTCGGCCGCCAAGGCCCTGCAGATGATCGGCGACATCACCGCCACCGCCGAGGTGGGCAAGACCTACCTGGGCAAGGTGGTGCGGCTGGCCGACTTCGGCGCCTTCGTCGAGATCTTCCCCGGCACCGACGGGCTGCTGCACATCTCCGAGGTCGCCGAGCACCGCATCCGCGACGTGCGCGACGAACTCAACGAGGGCGACCAGATCCTGGTGAAGGTGCTCTCGGTGGAGGGCAACCGCATCCGGCTCTCGCGCAAGGCCATCCTCAAGGAGCAGCGCGCCAAGATGGGCCAGGCGGGCGCCGGCGTCGAGCCCCAGACCGCGGTGGGTTCCATGACCATCGAGGGCGGGGAAGGCGACTTCGACGAAGGCGAGGCGGAGGCGGGCGAGCCCAACTTCAATCGCGATGCGCCCATGCACGGCGATCGGCCGCACGGACAGGGAGGACGCCCCGGCGGCGGTGGTGGGGGCGGACGCCGGCGGCGCGGCCGCGGCGGACGCAGCGGACGTGGCCCCGGGCGCGGCGACGGCGGCGGGCGCGGGCCCGGCGGACCGCCCAGGTACTAG
- the rpsO gene encoding 30S ribosomal protein S15 — MLAREQKASIIRQYGVHKSDTGSPEVQIALLSQRIGELTDHFKTHQKDHASRRGLLMMVSKRRRLLDYLKKYDSERYKSVIQKLGIRK; from the coding sequence GTGTTAGCGAGAGAACAGAAGGCGTCGATCATCCGCCAGTATGGCGTCCACAAGAGCGACACCGGCAGCCCGGAAGTGCAGATCGCACTGCTGAGCCAGCGTATCGGTGAACTGACGGATCACTTCAAGACGCACCAGAAAGACCACGCTTCCCGGCGCGGCCTTCTGATGATGGTCAGCAAGCGGCGTCGCTTGCTCGACTACCTGAAGAAATACGATTCCGAGCGCTACAAGAGCGTCATCCAGAAGCTGGGCATCCGCAAGTAA